The proteins below are encoded in one region of Phaseolus vulgaris cultivar G19833 chromosome 1, P. vulgaris v2.0, whole genome shotgun sequence:
- the LOC137814010 gene encoding DNA repair protein recA homolog 2, mitochondrial, translated as MTLLPRLRFFATRLLSSSLLSPFSQNGGREMMTRIGINACSLSSTAEASDLECDVTRDDVKAAERANALCMAVSQLASEFSKESMLSLQKFFGVRRAQVISTGSLKLDLALGIGGLAKGRIVEIYGREAAGKTTLALQIIKEAQKLGGYCAYLDVENALDFSLVESIGVNTENLLVSHPDCAENLLSMVDTLTKSGAVDVIVIDSVAALVPKCELDQLGVSTNRDYQSRMMTQALRKIHYSLSHSQTLLIFINQIRLGSKSVKEYGSVEEVTCGGNALRFYAAVRLRLSRMRLIKTEDKVEGVLICAQVVKNKLAPAATKRAELGIKFGRGFCHESEVLDLACEHGIIVKDEGSYIIEGRSFDSREAAELFLAQNDAICDKFVKDMRRLYF; from the exons AATGGAGGTAGAGAAATGATGACAAGAATTGGCATCAATGCCTGTTCGCTTTCTTCCACAG CTGAAGCTTCAGATTTAGAATGTGATGTGACTCGTGATGATGTCAAAGCAGCAGAGAGAGCCAATGCACTTTGCATGGCCGTATCACAGCTTGCTAGTGAGTTTAGCAAGGAATCTATGTTGTCTCTGCAGAAGTTTTTTGGTGTACGCCGTGCTCAAGTGATATCTACAGGCTCCTTGAAGCTTGACCTAGCTCTGGGAATAGGAGGATTGGCAAAG GGTAGGATTGTGGAAATTTATGGACGAGAAGCAGCTGGTAAGACTACACTTGCTCTACAAATTATTAAAGAAGCTCAAAAACTTGGAG GATATTGCGCATATCTTGATGTAGAAAATGCTCTAGACTTCTCACTTGTGGAATCCATAGGCGTAAATACTGAAAACCTTCTCGTATCACATCCTGATTGTGCTGAAAATTTGTTAAGCATGGTTGATACATTAACAAAAAGTGGAGCTGTAGATGTGATTGTGATTGATAGT GTTGCTGCCCTCGTCCCCAAATGTGAACTTGATCAATTAGGAGTTAGCACCAATCGAGATTATCAATCACGAATGATGACTCAAGCACTGCGGAAAATTCACTATTCATTATCTCACTCTCAAACTCTCCTTATTTTCATTAATCAG ATTAGATTGGGTTCAAAATCAGTTAAGGAATATGGATCTGTGGAAGAAGTCACTTGTGGTGGAAATGCTTTGAGATTCTATGCAGCTGTTCGTTTGAGACTTTCAAGAATGAGATTGATCAAAACTGAGGATAAG GTAGAAGGTGTTCTGATCTGTGCGCAAGTGGTGAAAAATAAACTAGCACCTGCAGCAACGAAAAGGGCTGAACTGGGTATCAAGTTTGGAAGAGGCTTTTGCCATGAGTCAGAGGTCTTAGATTTGGCATGTGAACATGGAATCATTGTGAAAGATGAGGGAAGTTACATTATTGAAGGGCGAAGTTTTGATAGTAGAGAAGCAGCTGAACTGTTTTTGGCTCAAAATGATGCCATTTGTGACAAGTTCGTTAAGGATATGAGAAGACTTTATTTTTAA